The Micromonospora violae DNA segment CCGGCTCACCGCCATCTGGCTGCTGGCCCTGGCGTTCGGGGCGACCGCGGAACATGTCAGCCGGATGGTGCCGGAGATCCAGGAGGCTCTCGGCGCGTGGGCGCGGGTGCAGTTGCTCCAGAAGGCCCGGCAGGAACCGGTGGGCGGGGCCAGTCCGAGCGACGGTGACCTGCGCATCCGGGACCTGACCTTCGGGTACGGGGAGGGTGGCCGGGGGGCGGCGCTGCGCGGGGTCAGCCTCACCTTCGCCCGTGGTCGCTCGTACGCGCTGATCGGACGGACCGGGTCGGGCAAGTCGACTCTGGCGAAGGTGCTCACCCGCGCGGTGGACGTGCCGCCCGGCACCGTTTTCCTCGGCGGCACCGACCTGTGTGACCTCGACGTGGAGCAGTTGCGCCGCTGGGTGGCGTTGGTGCCGCAGCGCACCGAGATCCTGGCCGGCACGCTCGCCGAGAACGTCGCTCTTTTCGACCCGGAGTTGCTAGACGCGGCGGCTCGGGCACTGGACGAGCTGGGTCTGGCCGGTTGGATCGCCGAGCTGCCGGACGGATTGGCGACCCGGTTGGGGGAGGGCGGCCATGTGCTCTCCGCCGGTCAGGAGCAGTTGGTGGCGTTCGCCCGGATCCTGGTTCGGGAGCCGCACGTGGTGATCCTCGACGAGGCCACCGCGCGTCTGGACCCGGTCACCGAGGCGCGGGTGCAGCGGGCCACCGAACGTCTGCTGCGTGACCGGATCGGCATCGTCATCGCGCACCGGCTCTCCTCTGTACGCCGCTGTGACGAGGTGGTCGTCCTGGCCGACGGCGTGGTGGTCGAGGCTGGCCCGTTGGAGACGTCGACGCGTTTCGCGGAACTGTTGGCGACCAGTCACGCCGCCGCGTACGCGACGGTGGCGCCGGCCGGTCGCGGCGGCGGCACCGACCTGCTGGTCGGCCCCGCCCCGGCCGACCCCTGGCCGGGCGAGCCGCTGCCCGCGCGGGTCGAACCGGCCGAGCTGGTCGGGCCGATGGCACCAACCACGCCGCTCACGCCGACCACCCCGCTCACTCCAACGGAGCAGGCCACCCCGGTCACGCCGACCGAGCAGGTCGAGCCGAGCGGGCTGAAGAAGCAGGCCGGGCAGACCAACCCGACCGGGCCCACCCGGGCCGATCCGCCGCCACTGCCGCCGGTGCCGCCGGCCCGGACGCTGCGGGAGATCTTCCGGCTCTGCACCAACGATCCCCGGTACGGGGCGGCCGCGATCGTGCTGTTCCTCGGGCTCAGCCTGCTCGGGTTGGACGGCCCGGTGCTGCCCTGGCTCTGGGCGGACCTGGTCGACGGGACCGGCAACCCGTACCTGCCGGCGGTGGGGATCGTCGCCGGGCTGCTGGTCACCCTGCCGCTGCCGTTCTACACCCACGTCTGGTTCCCGCAGTGGTGGGTGCGGCAGATGCTGCGCATCGGCCTTCGCCTGGTGCACGGCCAGACCGGGCCGCGTCGGGTCAGCTCACACACACCCGCTGAGGTGGTGGCGCAGGGTGGGGACACCGAGCGGGTGGTTCAGCTCGCCGACAACGTGCTGGACCAGACGGTCGCGCTGGTGCTCGTGGTCGCCATGACGGCGGTCACCGGCAGCGTCGTACCCGGGTTGTTCTTCCTCGGCACGATGGTCGTCTCCGGCCTGGCCGCGACGTTGTTCGGGCCGAAGCTGGAGCGGGCGGCCCGGGCGACGGTGGCGGCGCGGGCCGCGTTCGCCACGGCGTTGGTCTCCGCGCTCTCCGCGGCGCGGACGGTGAAGCTCGCCGGCGCGACCACGGCGGTGCTGCGTCACCTGGCAGGTCTGGACGTGCTACGCAGCGACCGGCAGCGGCGGGAGATCTCGGTGCAGGTGTGGGCGCGGTCCACGCCGTCGATGGCCAGCGGGCTGTTGCCGATCGGCGCCTGGGCGCTCTACCTGAACGGCTCGCTCTCCGCCGGGGCGGTGCTGGTGGCCGTCTCCACCCTGGGCGCGGCCCGTTGGTTCGCCTGGACGACGGCGTCGTTGATCTCGCAGTTGCCCTCGGCGCGGGTCTGGACGCGGCGCACGACGGCGATGACCGGGGTGAGCGCGTACTCGGCGGGGGTGCCGGAGGTCGACCTGAGCGCCGGGACTGCGCCCGCGCCGACCATGCCGCCCCGGCATCCGCTGCGCCAGCTGGAGCTGCGCGGTTTCTCGGTGGTGCACTCCGACGGCACGGTGGCCGTGCGGGACGTGGACCTGACCGTGCAGCGGGGGCAGTTGGTGCTGGTCGTCGGGCCGGTCGGGTCGGGCAAGTCCTCGTTGCTGCGGGCGCTGGCCGGGATCGTGCACCACACCGGCGAGCTGGCCTGGAACGGTGACCCGGTCACCGAGCCGGAGCTGTTCCTGCGCCCCAACCAGGTCGGTTATGTCGGTCAGTTGCCCCGGGTGCTCTCCGGCACGGTGGCCGACAACATCGCGCTCGGGCACCAGGTCGACGCGGCCGGGGCGGTCAGCACCGCCCAGCTCGACCACGACCTGGCCGCCGCCGGTGGTGGGTTGGGCCTGCTCATCGGGCACAAGGGCACCCGGCTCTCCGGCGGGCAGTTGCAGCGGTTGGCGCTGGCTCGGGCGCTGGCCCCGCGTACCGAATTGCTGGTCGCCGACGACGTGTCGTCGGCGTTGGACGTCACCACCGAGCTGGCGTTGTGGCAGGCGTTGCGCGGCCACGGGGTGACAGTGGTCGGCTCGACCGCGAAGCGCGCCGCGTTGGTCCGGGCCGACCACGTGGTGGTGCTGCTCGGCGGCACGGTGGCGGCCCAGGGCACCTGGCAGGACCTGGAGGGCGACTGGTCGCACCTGGCCGGCTGAGCGCGGGGGCGGCCCGAGCGCCGGGGTGGCGCTGACGGTGCGGGGCGGCTGCCGGGCTGGCAGCCGCCCCGCACCGGCGGGGATCAGGCGCGGGCGTACTGGGCGGGCCCGGAGTACGCGACGCCGAGCTTCGCGGCGGCGCGGCGCGGCCAGTACGGGTCGCGCAGCAGTTCCCGGCCCAGCAGCACCAGGTCGGCTTCGGCGTTGGTGACGATCTGCTCGGCGTGCTCGGGCTCCACGATCAGCCCGACCGCGCCGGTGGGCACACCGGCCTCGCGGCGGATCTGGGCGGCCAGCGGCACCTGGTAGCCGGGGCCGAGCGGGATGCGTTGGTCCACGCTCACCCCGCCGGAGGACGCGTCGACCAGGTCGACGCCGACGCCGGCCAGTTCGCCGGCGAGCACCACGCTGTCCTCGATCGTCCAGCCGCCCTCGACCCAGTCGGTGGCGGAGATCCGGGTCAGCACCGGCACGTCCTCGCCGACCGCGGCGCGCACCGCGCGGGCCACCTCCAGGGTGAGTCGCATCCGGGCGGCCCGGTCGCCGCCGTAGGAGTCGGTGCGGTGGTTGGTCAGCGGCGAGAGGAACTCGTTGAGCAGGTAACCGTGGGCGGCGTGGATCTCCACGGCGGCGAAGCCGGCGTCCAGCGCGCGAGCGGCGCCGGCCGCGAACGCCTCGACCACACCGGCGATGCCGGCCTCGTCGAGGCCGGTCGGGGTCCGGTAGTCGGCGGCGAACGGCTCCGAGCCGGGGGCGACGGGCGTCCAGCCGCCCTCGGCGTCCGGCACACCGCCGCGCTCCGGGGCCCACGGGCGGTAGGTGGACGCCTTGAAGCCGGCGTGCGCGAGTTGCACGGCCGGCACCGCGCCGTGGGCGGCGACGAACGCGGTCACCGGTCGCCAGGCGTCGACGTGCGCCCCGGACCAGAGGCCGGTGTCCTGTGGGCTGATCCGGCCTTCGGGGAGCACGGCGGTCGCCTCGGTCAGGACCAGGCCGGCACCGCCGACCGCGCGACTGCCGAGGTGGATCAGGTGCCAGTCGGTGGGCAGACCGTCGGGGCCGGCGGAGTACTGGCACATCGGTGCCAGGGCGATCCGGTTGGGCAGGGTGACCGCGCGTAGGGCCAGGGGAGTGAACAGGGAGCTCATGGGGTCATCCTCTCCGACACGACGACGGGCCCCCGGGGGGGAGAGGGGCCCGTCGTCGTGGAGGTGGTGTGATCAGGCGGGGACAGGGCTGAGTTCGGGCCGGGTGTTGGCGGCCGGCTCCGGTTCGGTCAGGTCACGCTGGCCGGCGGACTCGTACGCGGCGCGGTCGAGAATGCCCTCGCGCGCGGCGACCACGGTCGGCACCAGGGCCTGCCCCGCGACGTTGGTGGCGGTGCGGATCATGTCCAGGATCGGGTCGATGGCCAGCAGCAGGCCGGCGCCGGCCAGCGGCAGGCCCAGCGTGCTGAGGGTCAGGGTGAGCATCACGAGCGCGCCGGTCAGGCCGGCGGTGGCCGCCGAGCCGACCACCGAGACGAAGGCGATCAGCAGGTAGTCGCCGATGCCGAGGTGCACGCCGAACACCTGGGCCACGAAGATCGCGGCAAGGGCCGGGTAGATGGCGGCGCAGCCGTCCATCTTCGTGGTGGCGCCGAAGGGCACCGCGAACGAGGCGTACTCGCGGGGCACGCCGAGGCGCTCGACGGAGCGCTGGGTCACCGGCATGGTGCCGACCGAGGAGCGGGACACGAAGGCCAGCTGGATCGCCGGCCAGGCGCCGCCGAAGAAGCGCAGCGGGTTGAGCCGGCCGGCGAGGACCAGGACCAGCGGGTAGACCACGAACAGCACGATGGCGCAGCCGACGTAGACGGCGGTGGTGAACTTCGCGAGGGGGGCCAGCAGGTCCCAGCCGTACGAGGCGACGGCGTTGCCGATCAGGCCGAGGGTGCCGATCGGGGCGAGCCGGATGACCCACCAGAGCGCCTTCTGGACGATCTCCAGCAGGGAGCGGTTGAGCGCCACGAACGGTTCGGCGGCCTCACCGACGAGCAGGGCGGCGGCGCCGATGACGACGGCGAGGAAGACGATCTGGAGGACGTTGCCCTCGACGAACGCGCCGACCGGGTTGGTGGGCACGATGCCGGTGAGGAAGTCGGTCCACGAACCGGTGTTCTTCGGCGGTGCCGCGCCGCCCAGGTCGAGGGTCACGCCCTTGCCCGGGTTGGTGAGCAGGCCGAGGCCGATGCCGATGCTCACCGCGACCAGCGCGGTGATGCCGAACCACATGAGGGTCTTGAGGGCGAGCCGGGCGGCGTTGGCGACGCCGCGCAGGCTGACC contains these protein-coding regions:
- a CDS encoding ABC transporter ATP-binding protein; the protein is MRLLRDLWGTSTRRMTIVAVLIVLGAAGQAGASALAGAVLVHRSAGFFAVLAAALVAVVLSDLAVSLLMAGLTADWSADVRRRLCRVALGQDLPTLETTPVGELLDRIDGDVYQVASAVRNQGTRLAQGLCVGLLSMVVALVVWWPAGVAMVLLTVVLAVGLRRPTARIGPARMAEEEAWSDLAAVMEEAVHGQDDVRTSLARPYVLRLYARRAAAVLSRGSVVWVLSARVATVATATIRAGIGAVVLGGAWALATGRIDAARLTAIWLLALAFGATAEHVSRMVPEIQEALGAWARVQLLQKARQEPVGGASPSDGDLRIRDLTFGYGEGGRGAALRGVSLTFARGRSYALIGRTGSGKSTLAKVLTRAVDVPPGTVFLGGTDLCDLDVEQLRRWVALVPQRTEILAGTLAENVALFDPELLDAAARALDELGLAGWIAELPDGLATRLGEGGHVLSAGQEQLVAFARILVREPHVVILDEATARLDPVTEARVQRATERLLRDRIGIVIAHRLSSVRRCDEVVVLADGVVVEAGPLETSTRFAELLATSHAAAYATVAPAGRGGGTDLLVGPAPADPWPGEPLPARVEPAELVGPMAPTTPLTPTTPLTPTEQATPVTPTEQVEPSGLKKQAGQTNPTGPTRADPPPLPPVPPARTLREIFRLCTNDPRYGAAAIVLFLGLSLLGLDGPVLPWLWADLVDGTGNPYLPAVGIVAGLLVTLPLPFYTHVWFPQWWVRQMLRIGLRLVHGQTGPRRVSSHTPAEVVAQGGDTERVVQLADNVLDQTVALVLVVAMTAVTGSVVPGLFFLGTMVVSGLAATLFGPKLERAARATVAARAAFATALVSALSAARTVKLAGATTAVLRHLAGLDVLRSDRQRREISVQVWARSTPSMASGLLPIGAWALYLNGSLSAGAVLVAVSTLGAARWFAWTTASLISQLPSARVWTRRTTAMTGVSAYSAGVPEVDLSAGTAPAPTMPPRHPLRQLELRGFSVVHSDGTVAVRDVDLTVQRGQLVLVVGPVGSGKSSLLRALAGIVHHTGELAWNGDPVTEPELFLRPNQVGYVGQLPRVLSGTVADNIALGHQVDAAGAVSTAQLDHDLAAAGGGLGLLIGHKGTRLSGGQLQRLALARALAPRTELLVADDVSSALDVTTELALWQALRGHGVTVVGSTAKRAALVRADHVVVLLGGTVAAQGTWQDLEGDWSHLAG
- a CDS encoding NADH:flavin oxidoreductase/NADH oxidase gives rise to the protein MSSLFTPLALRAVTLPNRIALAPMCQYSAGPDGLPTDWHLIHLGSRAVGGAGLVLTEATAVLPEGRISPQDTGLWSGAHVDAWRPVTAFVAAHGAVPAVQLAHAGFKASTYRPWAPERGGVPDAEGGWTPVAPGSEPFAADYRTPTGLDEAGIAGVVEAFAAGAARALDAGFAAVEIHAAHGYLLNEFLSPLTNHRTDSYGGDRAARMRLTLEVARAVRAAVGEDVPVLTRISATDWVEGGWTIEDSVVLAGELAGVGVDLVDASSGGVSVDQRIPLGPGYQVPLAAQIRREAGVPTGAVGLIVEPEHAEQIVTNAEADLVLLGRELLRDPYWPRRAAAKLGVAYSGPAQYARA
- a CDS encoding dicarboxylate/amino acid:cation symporter, whose product is MRKIPFSVQILLGLALGVALGFLARTNDLSWLTTTLHTVGSLFVQLLKLAVPPLVFTAIVVSVVSLRGVANAARLALKTLMWFGITALVAVSIGIGLGLLTNPGKGVTLDLGGAAPPKNTGSWTDFLTGIVPTNPVGAFVEGNVLQIVFLAVVIGAAALLVGEAAEPFVALNRSLLEIVQKALWWVIRLAPIGTLGLIGNAVASYGWDLLAPLAKFTTAVYVGCAIVLFVVYPLVLVLAGRLNPLRFFGGAWPAIQLAFVSRSSVGTMPVTQRSVERLGVPREYASFAVPFGATTKMDGCAAIYPALAAIFVAQVFGVHLGIGDYLLIAFVSVVGSAATAGLTGALVMLTLTLSTLGLPLAGAGLLLAIDPILDMIRTATNVAGQALVPTVVAAREGILDRAAYESAGQRDLTEPEPAANTRPELSPVPA